A DNA window from Zingiber officinale cultivar Zhangliang chromosome 3A, Zo_v1.1, whole genome shotgun sequence contains the following coding sequences:
- the LOC122050908 gene encoding uncharacterized protein LOC122050908 isoform X2 — protein sequence MKTKESVLGVASLNIAELTSVEQETELYLPLLLPGAAESNLSLHLALSVSELRSPQDSSEIVLNPPTDTSSPLSGDATPSEKDELSALKAGLRKVKILTEFVSTRKSKKTCPDDDGSEGKCSARSDDAEYTYPFDTDSPDDLDDEVGENKEDTSARKSFSYGTLADVNNVGNEMMVDGEYEDWVYYNHRRSDVGCSHVEDGPSSIPEFSMSKRSILPWKKRKLSFRSPKPKGEPLLNKANEDGGDDIDYDRRMLSSSDESLAASRHKGDDGSALNSLSDFGDDRFVIGNWESKELVSRDGYMKLTTHVFFASIDQRSEQASGESACTVLVAVIANWFHTDHNIMPIQSQFDSLIREGSLEWRNLCENHVYQERFPDKHFDLETVLQAKIRPLAVAPTKSFIGFFHPKGTDADSDFEFLNEAMSFDSIWDEISRAGSDCSSDAKPQLYIVSWNDHFFILKVERDAYYIIDTLGERLYEGCQQAYILKFDNNTTIHLVSNNNNNNKNGNSECENTDQERINVAVEGDLVCRGKGSCKEYIKSFLAAIPLRELQADVKKGRMSSTLLHQRLQVEFHFTESAGELSLDAHSASPEEALCQVSWPLQPAGAFAPAPVLVI from the exons ATGAAGACCAAGGAGTCTGTGCTTGGTGTGGCGTCACTGAACATAGCAGAACTCACTTCAGTAGAACAAGAGACTGAGCTCTACCTTCCATTGTTACTTCCTGGGGCTGCTGAgtctaatttatctcttcat CTGGCTCTCAGTGTATCAGAACTGAGATCTCCACAAGATTCTTCTGAGATTGTACTGAATCCTCCGACTGATACCTCCTCGCCTCTGTCTGGAGATGCTACTCCTTCTGAGAAAGATGAACTCTCTGCTCTTAAAGCTGGATTAAGAAAGGTGAAAATTTTAACAGAATTTGTATCTACTAGGAAATCTAAAAAGACATGTCCAGATGACGATGGTAGTGAAGGAAAGTGCTCTGCTAGGAGTGATGATGCAGAATATACTTATCCATTCGATACAGATTCCCCTGATGATCTTGATGATGAAGTTGGAGAAAACAAAGAGGATACTAGTGCTAGGAAATCATTCAGTTATGGAACATTAGCAGATGTTAACAATGTTGGCAACGAGATGATGGTAGACGGAGAATACGAGGACTGGGTCTACTACAATCATCGAAGATCAGATGTGGGTTGTTCTCATGTGGAGGACGGACCGTCCTCTATTCCTGAATTTTCTATGTCGAAGAGGAGTATTCTTCCATGGAAAAAGAGGAAATTGAGTTTCAGATCCCCTAAGCCAAAGGGGGAGCCATTGCTTAATAAAGCAAATGAGGATGGCGGGGATGACATTGACTATGACCGGCGGATGTTGAGTTCCTCTGACGAATCTCTCGCTGCAAGT AGGCACAAAGGGGATGATGGAAGTGCTCTGAACTCATTATCTGATTTCGGCGATGATCGTTTTGTGATTGGTAACTGGGAATCAAAGGAACTAGTTAGCCGGGATGGCTACATGAAGCTCACCACCCATGTTTTCTTTGCATCCATTGACCAGAGGAGCGAGCAAGCCTCCGGTGAGAGCGCATGCACGGTTCTCGTTGCTGTCATCGCTAACTGGTTTCACACAGACCACAACATCATGCCCATTCAATCTCAGTTTGATAGCCTCATCCGAGAAGGCTCTCTCGAGTGGAGAAACCTTTGCGAGAACCATGTTTATCAGGAGCGGTTCCCCGACAAGCACTTCGACCTGGAAACAGTTCTTCAAGCTAAGATCAGACCACTTGCTGTTGCTCCAACAAAGTCTTTCATTGGATTCTTTCATCCTAAAGGCACCGATGCCGACAGCGactttgaatttttaaatgaagCTATGTCCTTCGACAGCATCTGGGATGAAATCAGCCGAGCGGGATCTGACTGCTCCAGTGATGCAAAGCCTCAGCTATATATCGTAAGCTGGAACGATCACTTTTTCATCCTGAAGGTCGAACGCGATGCTTATTATATAATCGACACCCTTGGAGAGCGGCTATACGAGGGATGCCAACAAGCTTACATCCTCAAAttcgacaacaacacaactatTCATTTGGTttctaacaacaacaacaacaacaagaatgGTAACAGCGAATGCGAGAATACAGACCAGGAAAGGATTAATGTTGCAGTAGAGGGGGATCTGGTATGCCGGGGAAAGGGTTCTTGCAAGGAGTACATTAAGAGCTTCCTCGCAGCGATTCCGTTACGCGAACTGCAAGCTGATGTCAAGAAAGGTCGTATGTCATCCACTCTACTGCATCAACGTCTCCAGGTCGAGTTCCACTTCACTGAGTCAGCCGGTGAGCTCAGCTTGGATGCTCATTCCGCATCACCGGAGGAGGCTCTTTGCCAGGTTTCATGGCCTCTTCAGCCGGCTGGAGCATTTGCCCCCGCGCCTGTACTCGTTATTTAG
- the LOC122050907 gene encoding nuclear transcription factor Y subunit A-7-like isoform X2 yields the protein MNHFVDPRQGSGLGLEIPQKDDHIAARFSVFPAVKDSVREQKTQQYFVPFPLQSSLPENPSQFDEGLGLSMVCPTHPCPDQFYGLYSAYGAQTMHGRMLLPMDVSIEGPIFVNAKQFNAILRRRRARAKAAKENKLAKARKPYLHESRHLHAMRRVRGCGGRFLNTKKDGNLEGNNPNPKGKTPPLSATAAVTSPSSEILQSDSLNLNSASGGSHITGSEVSSVYAQEDVEQYHIHGHLRPSIFQSLSNMMDGVHEGDNITHGKWGAAADGCCGLLKV from the exons ATGAATCACTTTGTAGATCCAAGGCAGGGGTCAGGGCTGGGGCTTGAAATCCCACAGAAGGATGACCATATTGCTGCTAGGTTCTCAGTATTCCCAG CTGTCAAGGATTCAGTAAGAGAGCAGAAGACTCAGCAATACTTTGTTCCTTTTCCTCTGCAGTCATCATTACCTGAAAATCCAAGTCAATTCGATGAGGGACTTGGTCTATCTATG GTTTGTCCTACTCATCCTTGTCCTGATCAGTTTTATGGCTTATATTCAGCATATGGTGCTCAAACAATG CATGGTCGCATGCTTTTGCCTATGGATGTGTCTATTGAAGGACCAATATTTGTAAATGCAAAGCAATTTAATGCAATTCTTCGTCGTCGTAGAGCTCGTGCAAAGGCTGCGAAAGAGAACAAATTAGCTAAAGCTCGTAAG CCATATCTGCATGAATCCCGTCACCTTCATGCAATGCGCCGTGTAAGAGGTTGTGGTGGTCGGTTTTTGAACACAAAAAAAGACGGCAATCTTGAGGGTAACAATCCCAACCCCAAGGGGAAGACACCTCCGCTTTCTGCAACTGCTGCTGTGACATCTCCAAGCTCTGAAATCCTGCAGTCTGATAGCTTAAACCTCAACTCAGCAAGTGGTGGTTCACATATAACAGGATCAGAGGTGAGCAGTGTTTATGCTCAGGAAGATGTCGAACAATATCACATCCATGGGCACTTACGCCCATCCATCTTCCAATCTCTCTCAAACATGATGGATGGAGTGCATGAGGGAGACAATATCACCCATGGCAAGTGGGGTGCAGCAGCTGATGGCTGCTGTGGCCTCCTCAAGGTCTGA
- the LOC122050909 gene encoding uncharacterized protein LOC122050909 yields the protein MDKGSRETRANHAGVAPAEPDFPLQWGCRKRLRRIKVRDKGSAAKSGVRRGIASRNVRRIADQEFPPHPPLYPLRRSESAGSENHNSRSVSSSPDKDDRCYTTRGSAALVCEGENADERASAASLPRFFVSLSNKEKEEDFMAMKGCKLPQRPKKRSKLVQKCILLVSPGAWLSDLSQERYVVREKKGSRKRRRGLKAMSMESDSE from the exons ATGGATAAGGGATCTAGGGAGACGAGGGCGAATCATGCTGGAGTAGCTCCGGCGGAGCCGGATTTCCCCTTGCAATGGGGGTGCCGCAAGCGCCTCCGCCGCATCAAGGTCAGGGACAAAGGATCCGCCGCAAAATCTGGCGTCCGGAGGGGAATCGCGTCTCGGAATGTCCGCCGCATCGCAGATCAAGAGTTCCCCCCGCACCCGCCTCTTTATCCCCTCAG GAGGTCGGAATCGGCCGGGAGCGAGAACCATAACTCCCGATCCGTCTCGTCGTCGCCGGATAAGGATGACCGTTGCTACACGACCAGGGGATCGGCGGCGTTGGTATGCGAGGGCGAGAACGCCGACGAGAGAGCCTCGGCAGCCTCTCTACCTCGATTCTTCGTTTCGCTGTCAaacaaggagaaggaggaggacttCATGGCGATGAAGGGGTGCAAGCTGCCGCAGCGACCCAAGAAGAGATCCAAGCTCGTCCAAAAATGCATACTC TTGGTGAGTCCTGGAGCATGGCTGTCAGATCTCTCACAGGAGAGGTATGTAGTCAGGGAGAAGAAGGGATCAAGAAAG AGGAGAAGAGGATTGAAGGCCATGTCCATGGAGAGTGACTCAGAATGA
- the LOC122050908 gene encoding uncharacterized protein LOC122050908 isoform X1, with translation MASRMIRWRPWPPLLSKKFQVKLVVKRVEGVGAGDEAADSGRKIVAEVRWKGPKLALSSLRRTAKRNRTREEEVSDGGMVEWNEEFETVCTLTAQKENAFHPWEVVFSLFNVSNQNMKTKESVLGVASLNIAELTSVEQETELYLPLLLPGAAESNLSLHLALSVSELRSPQDSSEIVLNPPTDTSSPLSGDATPSEKDELSALKAGLRKVKILTEFVSTRKSKKTCPDDDGSEGKCSARSDDAEYTYPFDTDSPDDLDDEVGENKEDTSARKSFSYGTLADVNNVGNEMMVDGEYEDWVYYNHRRSDVGCSHVEDGPSSIPEFSMSKRSILPWKKRKLSFRSPKPKGEPLLNKANEDGGDDIDYDRRMLSSSDESLAASRHKGDDGSALNSLSDFGDDRFVIGNWESKELVSRDGYMKLTTHVFFASIDQRSEQASGESACTVLVAVIANWFHTDHNIMPIQSQFDSLIREGSLEWRNLCENHVYQERFPDKHFDLETVLQAKIRPLAVAPTKSFIGFFHPKGTDADSDFEFLNEAMSFDSIWDEISRAGSDCSSDAKPQLYIVSWNDHFFILKVERDAYYIIDTLGERLYEGCQQAYILKFDNNTTIHLVSNNNNNNKNGNSECENTDQERINVAVEGDLVCRGKGSCKEYIKSFLAAIPLRELQADVKKGRMSSTLLHQRLQVEFHFTESAGELSLDAHSASPEEALCQVSWPLQPAGAFAPAPVLVI, from the exons ATGGCGTCGAGGATGATTCGGTGGAGGCCGTGGCCGCCGTTATTGTCGAAGAAGTTTCAGGTGAAGCTGGTGGTGAAGAGAGTTGAGGGGGTCGGTGCTGGGGACGAGGCAGCGGATTCGGGGAGGAAGATTGTTGCGGAGGTGAGGTGGAAGGGGCCGAAGCTGGCTCTGAGCTCGCTGAGGAGGACGGCGAAGAGGAACCGTACGAGGGAGGAGGAGGTGAGCGATGGGGGTATGGTGGAGTGGAATGAGGAATTCGAGACCGTTTGCACCTTGACAGCTCAAAAGGAGAACGCTTTCCATCCCTGGGAGGTCGTTTTTTCTCTGTTCAAT GTTTCCAACCAAAACATGAAGACCAAGGAGTCTGTGCTTGGTGTGGCGTCACTGAACATAGCAGAACTCACTTCAGTAGAACAAGAGACTGAGCTCTACCTTCCATTGTTACTTCCTGGGGCTGCTGAgtctaatttatctcttcat CTGGCTCTCAGTGTATCAGAACTGAGATCTCCACAAGATTCTTCTGAGATTGTACTGAATCCTCCGACTGATACCTCCTCGCCTCTGTCTGGAGATGCTACTCCTTCTGAGAAAGATGAACTCTCTGCTCTTAAAGCTGGATTAAGAAAGGTGAAAATTTTAACAGAATTTGTATCTACTAGGAAATCTAAAAAGACATGTCCAGATGACGATGGTAGTGAAGGAAAGTGCTCTGCTAGGAGTGATGATGCAGAATATACTTATCCATTCGATACAGATTCCCCTGATGATCTTGATGATGAAGTTGGAGAAAACAAAGAGGATACTAGTGCTAGGAAATCATTCAGTTATGGAACATTAGCAGATGTTAACAATGTTGGCAACGAGATGATGGTAGACGGAGAATACGAGGACTGGGTCTACTACAATCATCGAAGATCAGATGTGGGTTGTTCTCATGTGGAGGACGGACCGTCCTCTATTCCTGAATTTTCTATGTCGAAGAGGAGTATTCTTCCATGGAAAAAGAGGAAATTGAGTTTCAGATCCCCTAAGCCAAAGGGGGAGCCATTGCTTAATAAAGCAAATGAGGATGGCGGGGATGACATTGACTATGACCGGCGGATGTTGAGTTCCTCTGACGAATCTCTCGCTGCAAGT AGGCACAAAGGGGATGATGGAAGTGCTCTGAACTCATTATCTGATTTCGGCGATGATCGTTTTGTGATTGGTAACTGGGAATCAAAGGAACTAGTTAGCCGGGATGGCTACATGAAGCTCACCACCCATGTTTTCTTTGCATCCATTGACCAGAGGAGCGAGCAAGCCTCCGGTGAGAGCGCATGCACGGTTCTCGTTGCTGTCATCGCTAACTGGTTTCACACAGACCACAACATCATGCCCATTCAATCTCAGTTTGATAGCCTCATCCGAGAAGGCTCTCTCGAGTGGAGAAACCTTTGCGAGAACCATGTTTATCAGGAGCGGTTCCCCGACAAGCACTTCGACCTGGAAACAGTTCTTCAAGCTAAGATCAGACCACTTGCTGTTGCTCCAACAAAGTCTTTCATTGGATTCTTTCATCCTAAAGGCACCGATGCCGACAGCGactttgaatttttaaatgaagCTATGTCCTTCGACAGCATCTGGGATGAAATCAGCCGAGCGGGATCTGACTGCTCCAGTGATGCAAAGCCTCAGCTATATATCGTAAGCTGGAACGATCACTTTTTCATCCTGAAGGTCGAACGCGATGCTTATTATATAATCGACACCCTTGGAGAGCGGCTATACGAGGGATGCCAACAAGCTTACATCCTCAAAttcgacaacaacacaactatTCATTTGGTttctaacaacaacaacaacaacaagaatgGTAACAGCGAATGCGAGAATACAGACCAGGAAAGGATTAATGTTGCAGTAGAGGGGGATCTGGTATGCCGGGGAAAGGGTTCTTGCAAGGAGTACATTAAGAGCTTCCTCGCAGCGATTCCGTTACGCGAACTGCAAGCTGATGTCAAGAAAGGTCGTATGTCATCCACTCTACTGCATCAACGTCTCCAGGTCGAGTTCCACTTCACTGAGTCAGCCGGTGAGCTCAGCTTGGATGCTCATTCCGCATCACCGGAGGAGGCTCTTTGCCAGGTTTCATGGCCTCTTCAGCCGGCTGGAGCATTTGCCCCCGCGCCTGTACTCGTTATTTAG
- the LOC122050907 gene encoding nuclear transcription factor Y subunit A-7-like isoform X1, translating to MQTSPFFKDYGIDQQQTFHATLVPWLVPAVPGRMNHFVDPRQGSGLGLEIPQKDDHIAARFSVFPAVKDSVREQKTQQYFVPFPLQSSLPENPSQFDEGLGLSMVCPTHPCPDQFYGLYSAYGAQTMHGRMLLPMDVSIEGPIFVNAKQFNAILRRRRARAKAAKENKLAKARKPYLHESRHLHAMRRVRGCGGRFLNTKKDGNLEGNNPNPKGKTPPLSATAAVTSPSSEILQSDSLNLNSASGGSHITGSEVSSVYAQEDVEQYHIHGHLRPSIFQSLSNMMDGVHEGDNITHGKWGAAADGCCGLLKV from the exons ATGCAAACATCACCTTTCTTCAAGGATTATGGAATTGATCAGCAACAGACATTCCATGCTACTTTGGTCCCTTGGTTG GTTCCTGCCGTGCCTGGAAGAATGAATCACTTTGTAGATCCAAGGCAGGGGTCAGGGCTGGGGCTTGAAATCCCACAGAAGGATGACCATATTGCTGCTAGGTTCTCAGTATTCCCAG CTGTCAAGGATTCAGTAAGAGAGCAGAAGACTCAGCAATACTTTGTTCCTTTTCCTCTGCAGTCATCATTACCTGAAAATCCAAGTCAATTCGATGAGGGACTTGGTCTATCTATG GTTTGTCCTACTCATCCTTGTCCTGATCAGTTTTATGGCTTATATTCAGCATATGGTGCTCAAACAATG CATGGTCGCATGCTTTTGCCTATGGATGTGTCTATTGAAGGACCAATATTTGTAAATGCAAAGCAATTTAATGCAATTCTTCGTCGTCGTAGAGCTCGTGCAAAGGCTGCGAAAGAGAACAAATTAGCTAAAGCTCGTAAG CCATATCTGCATGAATCCCGTCACCTTCATGCAATGCGCCGTGTAAGAGGTTGTGGTGGTCGGTTTTTGAACACAAAAAAAGACGGCAATCTTGAGGGTAACAATCCCAACCCCAAGGGGAAGACACCTCCGCTTTCTGCAACTGCTGCTGTGACATCTCCAAGCTCTGAAATCCTGCAGTCTGATAGCTTAAACCTCAACTCAGCAAGTGGTGGTTCACATATAACAGGATCAGAGGTGAGCAGTGTTTATGCTCAGGAAGATGTCGAACAATATCACATCCATGGGCACTTACGCCCATCCATCTTCCAATCTCTCTCAAACATGATGGATGGAGTGCATGAGGGAGACAATATCACCCATGGCAAGTGGGGTGCAGCAGCTGATGGCTGCTGTGGCCTCCTCAAGGTCTGA